In the genome of Streptomyces lydicus, the window GTTCTTCGCCTGCAGGATGACCAACTCGATCTTGCCGACACGCGACGGAAGGAACTGATGCGCATCAGCGGTGACGTAGCGCTCGTCCACGAAGGTCCAGATGCCGTCGATGCCGCAGTCATGCGCGCCGTCGACGATGCCGTCCGTGATCTCGTCGTTGTCCAGGTCCCAGTCCTGCAGAGCCTTGTCCGCGGCGAAGAACGTGAAGAAATCATCCCGGTTCTTGTCCGGCGCTAGCTTGCGATGCTGGTCCTCCAGGATGCGCTCCAGCAACCGCTGATCATTGCTTTGCACCGACACCACACGAGCCCCCCAACTTCATACTGACAGGGAGATGTTGGCAGGTCCGGACGGTCATGAACAGGCCGCGCACGGAATCCCCACGCGCCCCTCTGCGCGCGAGCGGAGGCGAGCCGACGTTCTCCAGCTACCTCTCCGACGACCTTCAGTGCTCTCCGGGCGGGCGGAGGTGGATGGCGAACTTGCGGCCAGCTTAAGTCTCTTCGCGGGGCCAGCCGCCAGGCCGGGCCAGGTTGAACACTTCTCGGGCAGCGTAGCGTTTGAGGCAGCGGATGATCTCCCTCCGCGTTTTGCCCTCCGCGATACGCCGCTCGTAGTAGTTGCGGGTACGCGCATCGAACCGGAGCCGTGACTGCACGATCCGATACAGGGCAGCGTTGGCCTGCCGGTCCCCACCGCGGTTGAGCCGGTGGCGACGCTGACGCCCGGAAG includes:
- a CDS encoding IS110 family transposase — translated: MERHFPQLLVPVGIGPDSAATLLITMGDNPERLCSEASFAALCGASPVEHSSGRQRRHRLNRGGDRQANAALYRIVQSRLRFDARTRNYYERRIAEGKTRREIIRCLKRYAAREVFNLARPGGWPREET